The genomic interval ATATCGAGCAAGATCAGGTCGGGGTCTTCCTCGAACGCTTTATCCAAACCCTGTTGACCGTTGGTTGCCGCGCTGATTTGATATCCCTGGCGTTGAAGCATTAGCCCCACGAGGCGCAGGGTATCGAGATCGTCGTCAATGATAAGAATTTTTTCGCTCATGCGCGTCATTCCTGACAAAAGTATTGCAACAGTCTAGCATAAAGAAGGCGCAAGGGCAAGCCGAAAGCCTCGCTTGCAAGTATGCTATAATGATTTTGCAAAACGGGATCACTCCCAATCGCGGGGATGACAGGCTTCGACGGGAGAGGCTGGTCCCGGAATGCGAGCCGAGAGGCGCCGAACTCGTAAACTCAGCGCAAACAATCAAGTGCCAATCGCACTTCCTACGCTGCTATGCCCCTCGCCGCTTAATGCGATGAGACCATAACAGTTGGCGTCTTAGGATGCCACGTCCGCCGGAGCCGTCCTCCACCCGGTGACGGACCGGGCGAAACAATGGTGTGAGTGCCGCGTATGACTCTGCTCAATGCGCGAAAGACCAGCAGATGGTCACAGGGTTACCTGCCCGCCGAGATCCCTGTGATGAAAAAATTCGGCAGGCTACGCTCGTAGATTTCCGAGGGTCGAGTCTTTCGGACCCGGGTTCAATTCCCGGCATCTCCACTCTAAAGCGATACGCCAGCAGTTGAACTGCTGGCGTATCGCTTTCGCAACGATCATCCAGCAGTTCAACTGCTGGATGATCGTTTATGTTATAAGAAGCCGATGAAAAAACTTCTTCTTGGATGTCTGCTCCTCATCACTGCCTGCCAAAGCGCGACTTCGACCCCCACTCCCGCGGGCTCGCTCTTCCCCACCTCAACGCCTCTCCCCACCCTTCTGCCCTTCGATCAAACTCAGGGCGAGCCTGATACGCCAACCCCTCAACCGACTCCAACCTTCGAGCCTTCGCCAACCGCGCTCCCGCGATTCTTTGTTCAGGAGTTCAACGACTCAATTGCCGGCTGGGTGATCTTACAGGCTGGGAACGATTCTGTCCCATCGGTCAACGTGGCGAACGGGTCTCTCCTGCTTCAAATTGACTCAGCCTTCACCTGGCTCTACGCCCTCTACGGACCGGAAGACTACGCCGATGTGCGCATCGAAACCCAGTATCAAAACCTGGCTGGCGCGCCCGCCTCGGCGGGATTGGTCTGTCGTTACAGCGAAACGGATGGCTGGCTCGAATTCAACCTCTCCGCCGATGGGCTCTACAACATCCTCTACGGAAAATGGCTCGCCCTGGGAGTCGCGGAATATACCCCTATCACCGACGGCCTGATCAAAGACGCGCAACCCAGCGGCGCCAGTCAATCCATTGGGCTGGAGTGCTCCGGCGACACATTAACTCTGCTTGTAAACGAGAACATCCTCCGCCGCGTGGATGTCTCGCGTTTTGAACTCGGCGCCGGCAAGGTTGGGGTCACTGCCGCATCGTATGAAAATTCCCCAGTGGTGACGGGGTTCGAACTCGTGGAAGTCGGCGAACCCTAACAAACGAACGCGAAAAATTTTGGTTGGAACTCAGAGAAAGCCGTCATCGTTAAAAAGCGAAAAGGAGGATGCGATGGACACTTTTTCGAGGATCACCGGCATGGTTTTTGGTCTTGCCATTGTCATTCTGGGCTCGTGCATACCTATCGCGCCAGCGCCCACTGCCACTGCCAAAGTGAAACCCACACAAGAGGCGATTCCGTTGAGTAGCCGGGTCAGCCTCACGACAGTCTCGATGCGGGAGGAGGGAGCGTCGCCGAGGTATATCATCACTGGTCAGATTCCCCGGCTGGTTGGCAGTGAGGATGAGCGCGTCGTAGACTTTAACAACAAAGTGGAAAAAATGACGCAGGAGGAAATCCAATATTTCCGCGACAATGTGCTTGCCCACATGTCTGCCACGCCGATCACGTCGGGCAGTTCCTTCGATGCCCAATACGTTCTCGTCTACCAAAACAACGCGCTATGGGCATTGAAATTCAACTTTTCCGGCTATACCGATGGGGCGGCTCATCCCTTTCACTACAGCATGACGATTAACTATGATCTCGAACAAGGGAAGAAACTTTCGCTCGAAGATCTATTCGCCGCCGACAGCGGGTACTTGAGCGCGATTTCGAGTTTTTGCATTGCCGAACTCAGCCGCCGCGACATTGGGTTCTATGGCGGGTTTGAGCAAGGCGCGGAACCGATGGAAAAGAACTACCGCAATTGGAACATCACGCGCGATGGAATCATGATCACCTTCGACGAATATCAGGTCGCGCCGTACGCGGTGGGACCGCAAACGGTGCTGGTGCCATACAGCGAGTTGCAATCGCTGATTAACCCGAAGGGCCCACTGGCGCTGGTGGCGAGGTGATGGCTGCCCCATGCGCCTGAATAAGTAACAGAGCGCATCACGTTCGGGGTAGGTGGAAAAAATAAAAAACTTTCTCGGCGTCTCTGTGGCTCTGCGGCAGACTGCATAAGGAGAGAAAGGCGCTGAGGGTACGCAATAATCCTTGTAACGCGGGATATTGTTCTTTTCACAATTAATCGAGTAATAAGCCGAACTCCTGAGTCACGGAAACACTGAGACAAGCCAATAGATCTCTTGCGAAAGTCATTTTTGCCACAGCCAACACAGAGAAAATGAGCATTTCTCAAGGGTCTCCGTGATTCAAAAGAACGGGTAAGGATTGCTCGGTTAAATTTTTCATCGGCGCTAGCTCGCGCTTGAGGCTGGTCTTGCGCAAGGGCGACATGAATGTCGCATTACGAGGACCAAATCGACATCAACGGCGTAACATCAGTTCACAACTCCGCGGTGAGAAAGAATCGAATCCTTCGATGAGATCGCGCGCAAGCATAAACGATACTCGCCCACTGCGGGTTGGAGAACGTATTGCGGCAGTGTGCCTGGTCCGCAACTGGCGTTGCCCAGACCCGCATGGCGGAAATCAAGAGTGAGAAAAACCTCAGGGCGGCGAACCAAGTCCACGGGATGACGAGCCGACTCCAAATCCTGCGCGGTGTAATGGAGCGCGCCCGCGTTGAGCGGTTCGGGGCTGTACGCCAGCAAGCCATACCCATCCCGATTCACACACGCCGCCCAACGCGCGGACGATTTGTTGCCCGTCTCCTGTGGACGACCATACGGGATGAACTGTTCATCCACTTTTCCATGAAAGACGCCCATTCTCATTCCCTGTTGTCGGTCGGGGTAGGTCTCCAGCGGACCGCGCCCATACCACCAGAACTCGTCGTATTCGGCGGGCAGGGCAAGCAGGTAGCCAATGCGCGGCAGGGCGGCGACCTCGCCCACAGGCGCGATGCGCGTCGCGATCTGAATTTCGGAATCGGCGCTTACTGCGTATTCGGTTTCGCAGTCAAAATGAAAATCGTCGCGCAGGCGGAACTCATGCTCGAACTGTTTTTCATCCAGCGAACGCAAACGCGTCAGGCGATGCTTGACCGACTCGAAGACATCGGGGTCGGTCTGGTCGAGCCAGCGCCCGATCACTTGCAGGGATCGATAGCCGTTTCCGCTTTTGTCGCATACCTCCAGCAATTCTTTCACCCGTTGCCATTTCTTCACGCCTGCCAGTTCGGAATACTTCACGCCGAGTTCATCCGCGATCCGACTCAACTCCTGCTCGTTCCACGTCTGTGTGAGGACGAGCGCGAGTTGATTGAGAAGCCAGTTCCACCACAGCGAGCGCCCTTCGGCGCGGCGCGGCGCGATGCTGGATTGAACGCGAACGCGCATCTGACTCGCCTCAGTCTGTTCCCAGCGCACAGATTGAATCTTCTCTTCCAGCCGATTCAAGCCCGCATCTTTCCACGTGAACATCATGCGCTCGCGCCCGTATGTGCCGATGTCGTTATCCGTCGGCGCGCGCCAGAAATTCAAACGCGGCGGCATGGAAATGAATTCACGCCCGTCTTGTTGAAGCGAAGTGAGTCTGCCGCTCTCACGATGGAAAACAATTTGCGCGTCGAGTGTCGAAACAATGATTTGATCCTGGATTTCAGATACTTTGACCGTGGATGATAAACCGCCCCCCGCTTTCCACTTTCCACTCTCTAATCTCCAATCTCTCCCTTTCACACCTTCCACCTCCACCTGCTCCCACCCCACTTCATGCCCCGCCTTCGCCCAGAGCGTATCCCGCGCCAGCATCAAACGAATCTCCAGCCGCGCAGACGATACCTCATTCACCAACGCAAACGGGACTTTCACATCCATGCTCGATTGCGGTTCGATGGACGCTATATCCAACCCGCCGGATTGAATCGCAGCGCCGCCTGTCGTCAACGTCCACTCGCAGCGCAGATGTTCAAACGATGAAAAGAAATAGCGGTTGTGGATTCGAATCAAGCCTTGCGCCTCATCCAGCAATTCAACCCGCGCAGGCTGAAGAATCTTCTTGTATTCCCATAAGGCGGGTTTCGGCTCGCGGTTCGCAAAGACCAAGCCGTTCAAACAGAACGCGCCGTCGTTCGGCTCGTCGCCGAAATCGCCGCCATAGGTAAACCAACTCCGCCCGTCGTCCGTGACGCGCTGAAAGCCCTGGTCGACCCAGTCCCAAATGAATCCGCCCTGCAAACGCTGATGCGCGTCGATCGCATCCCAGTACTCTTTTAAATTTCCAACCGCGTTGCCCATCGAATGCGCGTACTCGCACATAATGATGGGTCGCGCGTCGTCCTTTTGCGCCAGCGCAACAATGTCGTCCACGCTGGGGTACATCGGCGCGAGAATGTCCACCGCCGCGTCGGAGCCGGCGGGGTGATAATGCACAGGGCGCGACGGATCGAACGCGCGAATCCATTCCGCCATGGCGCGGTGATGTTCGCCAAAGCCCGACTCATTCCCCAACGACCACACGATCACCGACGGATGGTTGCGATAATTGCGCGCCATGCGTTCGAGCCGCGCCAAAAACGCCTCGCGCCATTCGGGCGCTTTGGAAAGATACGAAAGCGCGCCGTCACATTCGATGTTCGCTTCGGCAAACAGCAGAATGCCATACTCGTCGCACAATTCATACCAGCGCGGCGCGTTCGGGTAGTGGGATGTCCGCGCGGCGTTGATATTGAAGCGCTTCATCAATTCCAGATCGCGCCGCATGGATTCCTCGGTCACAACATGTCCCGTCGTCATATCATGCTCGTGGCGGTTCACGCCTTTGATCAAAACGGGTTTGCCATTCAACAACAAATGCCCGCCGCGAATTTCCACTTTACGAAACCCAACGCGGCACGATTGAACTTCCAGCAGTTCGCCGTCTTTGAATACCTGGAAAAGCGCGGTATACAAACTGGGGCTTTCATCCGACCACATCTGCGGATTCGCCACCCGCGCCTGAATCGTCATCCCAGACTCCGCGCCCGCTTCGACCCCCGCCGATGCCTGATTCTGCGCAACCGACCTTCCCTGCGCGTCGAGCAGTTCAAACCTGCATTCCACCCCCCCAGCCCGACTCTGACCGTGATTCTTGATCCACGCCTCCACCGTGAGCAAGCCGTCAGTGTACGTCGAATCCAAATCGGCATTCACGCTCACATCCCGCATATGGATGTTCGGCGCCGACCATAGATACACATCGCGGAAGATGCCGCTCAGCCGCCACATATCCTGATTCTCAAGATACGTCCCATCCGACCAGCGATAGACGCGCACAGCCAACGTGTTTTCGCCTGCGCGAAGATACGCGGTGATGTTGAACTCGGCGGGCGAGCGGCTGTCTTTGCTGAATCCCGCTGCGACCCCGTTCACCCAGACATGAAACGCGGAGTCGACTCCATCGAAGCGCAAAAAGATTTGGCGGTTATGCCACTCTTCGGGAATTGCGAACGAGCGGCGATAACATCCCGTCGGGTTATCGTCCCTTGGCACGCGCGGCACGTCGTCGGGCGGGAAGGGCAATTGCACATCGGTATAGTAAGGGATGTCGTAGCCCTGCAATTGCCAGTTGCCAGGGACTTGGATCGAGTCCCATTCGTCCACAGAGGAATCGGGGAGGTGAAAATCTTTCGGAGCCGAATCAGGATTCGGGGCGAAGGCGAAGCGCCACGTCCCGTTGAGCGAACGAATAAACGCGGATCGAGTCCACAGTCCGCGAATCGCTTCCTCCTGCGTCTCATACGGAATCGAATTCGCATGAGCGGGTTCGCGCCCGCGTCCTTGCAGTTGAGGGTTTTCCCAGTCGTTTATCATGTGTCATTTACCAAGACCCAATTCGAACCGCCAAGCGCGCGTAGAACGCAAAGAAAATATTTTGAACATCTTCGGTTTCGGATGGTTCGAAGTAGAGCCGTTTAATCCCTATGCCGTGCCGCCGCCATCCACCGCCAGCACCGCGCCTGTGACGTAACTCGCCTCGTCGCTGGCGAGATACAAGACCGACTGCGCGATCTCGATGGGCTGGGCATAACGGTTGAGCGGACGTTCCTTTGCCTCCGCCAGAAACGCGTCCTCCGCCTGACCGAGTTGTTGCGCCTCATTGCGAAGCATGGGCGTGTCGGTGTCGCCCGGGCAGACGCAGTTGACGCGGATGTTTTGCGGACCGTGGTCAATGGCGAGCGCGCGCGTCATGTTGACCACCGCGCCCTTCGACGCGCAATATGAAATCGCGTTGCGTCCGCCTTTGATGCCCCAACCCGAGCCCGTGTTGATGATGGAACCGCCCTGTCTGGCGAGATGCGGCACGGCGTATTTGCACATCAGAAAAATGGATTTGACGTTGATCGCCATGACCAGATCCCAATCTTCTTCGGAGATATTGGTTACGCTCGCGCGGCGGATGATGCCCGCG from Candidatus Defluviilinea gracilis carries:
- a CDS encoding DUF3298 domain-containing protein, whose amino-acid sequence is MDTFSRITGMVFGLAIVILGSCIPIAPAPTATAKVKPTQEAIPLSSRVSLTTVSMREEGASPRYIITGQIPRLVGSEDERVVDFNNKVEKMTQEEIQYFRDNVLAHMSATPITSGSSFDAQYVLVYQNNALWALKFNFSGYTDGAAHPFHYSMTINYDLEQGKKLSLEDLFAADSGYLSAISSFCIAELSRRDIGFYGGFEQGAEPMEKNYRNWNITRDGIMITFDEYQVAPYAVGPQTVLVPYSELQSLINPKGPLALVAR
- a CDS encoding DUF4981 domain-containing protein, with the translated sequence MINDWENPQLQGRGREPAHANSIPYETQEEAIRGLWTRSAFIRSLNGTWRFAFAPNPDSAPKDFHLPDSSVDEWDSIQVPGNWQLQGYDIPYYTDVQLPFPPDDVPRVPRDDNPTGCYRRSFAIPEEWHNRQIFLRFDGVDSAFHVWVNGVAAGFSKDSRSPAEFNITAYLRAGENTLAVRVYRWSDGTYLENQDMWRLSGIFRDVYLWSAPNIHMRDVSVNADLDSTYTDGLLTVEAWIKNHGQSRAGGVECRFELLDAQGRSVAQNQASAGVEAGAESGMTIQARVANPQMWSDESPSLYTALFQVFKDGELLEVQSCRVGFRKVEIRGGHLLLNGKPVLIKGVNRHEHDMTTGHVVTEESMRRDLELMKRFNINAARTSHYPNAPRWYELCDEYGILLFAEANIECDGALSYLSKAPEWREAFLARLERMARNYRNHPSVIVWSLGNESGFGEHHRAMAEWIRAFDPSRPVHYHPAGSDAAVDILAPMYPSVDDIVALAQKDDARPIIMCEYAHSMGNAVGNLKEYWDAIDAHQRLQGGFIWDWVDQGFQRVTDDGRSWFTYGGDFGDEPNDGAFCLNGLVFANREPKPALWEYKKILQPARVELLDEAQGLIRIHNRYFFSSFEHLRCEWTLTTGGAAIQSGGLDIASIEPQSSMDVKVPFALVNEVSSARLEIRLMLARDTLWAKAGHEVGWEQVEVEGVKGRDWRLESGKWKAGGGLSSTVKVSEIQDQIIVSTLDAQIVFHRESGRLTSLQQDGREFISMPPRLNFWRAPTDNDIGTYGRERMMFTWKDAGLNRLEEKIQSVRWEQTEASQMRVRVQSSIAPRRAEGRSLWWNWLLNQLALVLTQTWNEQELSRIADELGVKYSELAGVKKWQRVKELLEVCDKSGNGYRSLQVIGRWLDQTDPDVFESVKHRLTRLRSLDEKQFEHEFRLRDDFHFDCETEYAVSADSEIQIATRIAPVGEVAALPRIGYLLALPAEYDEFWWYGRGPLETYPDRQQGMRMGVFHGKVDEQFIPYGRPQETGNKSSARWAACVNRDGYGLLAYSPEPLNAGALHYTAQDLESARHPVDLVRRPEVFLTLDFRHAGLGNASCGPGTLPQYVLQPAVGEYRLCLRAISSKDSILSHRGVVN
- a CDS encoding SDR family oxidoreductase — translated: MKRLENKCAIVTGGASGIGKATALLLAQEGAAVVIADINQQQGKQTEEEINSAGGRALFVPCNVSKAEDCERVVQTAVENFGSLNILFNNAGIIRRASVTNISEEDWDLVMAINVKSIFLMCKYAVPHLARQGGSIINTGSGWGIKGGRNAISYCASKGAVVNMTRALAIDHGPQNIRVNCVCPGDTDTPMLRNEAQQLGQAEDAFLAEAKERPLNRYAQPIEIAQSVLYLASDEASYVTGAVLAVDGGGTA